One window of the Acidimicrobiia bacterium genome contains the following:
- a CDS encoding amidohydrolase, translating into MPPTLLTAASIRTAAGVVGDAVVVDGERIAEVGWADRLRADGLEERRYDGTIVPGLRDAHLHPLGHAATLTTPSLKQAADFVDLADRIADAARGLPTTAALMALRLDDESLAEQRLPDRHFLDAITGKRPTMLLRYCGHVAVVNTAALAIAGITRETADPSGGSFDRESDGTPTGVLREEAIGPVADALLPLAPPVGADALVAASYGLASVGLTGVGAMAWTDSGPWSGGDPEVDRIIDAADRLAVDMRVIVAAASPDDLERAAERLAAAGGRVRFAGVKMFSDGSLGGHTAAMHTGFADDPEQTGTDRLDPVWAYELAKASLRLGGLVAIHAIGDRANTNVLDLMERLVAEGADPARLRIEHASVLTEADIARFGRLGITASVQPAFIASETEWLEKRIGPDRLRRTYPFRSLADAGTPLAGGSDCPVEPPHPLWGMATARDRCGIVPEEGLTAEEALALFTDDAARGLGDDASLVAGAPATFTVLDIDPVDGSPTDLRGASVVGTWLEGIPVPIPAGTVAWNG; encoded by the coding sequence ATGCCCCCCACCCTCCTCACCGCGGCGTCGATCCGCACGGCCGCGGGGGTCGTCGGCGACGCGGTCGTCGTCGACGGTGAGCGGATCGCCGAAGTGGGATGGGCCGATCGGCTGCGCGCCGACGGGCTGGAGGAGCGGCGCTACGACGGCACGATCGTCCCCGGCCTTCGCGACGCTCATCTGCACCCTCTGGGGCACGCAGCCACGCTGACCACCCCGAGCCTCAAGCAGGCCGCCGACTTCGTCGACCTCGCCGATCGGATCGCCGACGCAGCACGCGGATTGCCCACCACCGCGGCACTCATGGCGCTGCGTCTCGACGACGAGTCCCTGGCCGAGCAGCGGCTGCCCGACCGCCACTTCCTCGATGCCATCACCGGCAAGCGGCCGACGATGCTGCTGCGCTACTGCGGGCACGTCGCAGTGGTCAACACGGCTGCGCTCGCCATCGCCGGCATCACCCGGGAGACAGCGGATCCGAGCGGCGGATCGTTCGACCGGGAGTCGGATGGCACCCCGACCGGGGTGCTTCGCGAGGAGGCGATCGGGCCGGTCGCCGACGCCCTGCTCCCGCTGGCGCCGCCGGTTGGTGCCGACGCCCTCGTCGCCGCCTCCTACGGCCTCGCCTCGGTGGGACTCACCGGCGTCGGCGCCATGGCGTGGACCGACAGCGGCCCGTGGTCGGGTGGCGATCCCGAAGTGGACCGGATCATCGACGCTGCCGATCGTCTCGCCGTCGACATGCGGGTGATCGTCGCCGCCGCCTCCCCCGACGACCTGGAGAGAGCCGCCGAGCGTTTGGCGGCAGCCGGCGGGAGGGTTCGGTTCGCCGGCGTGAAGATGTTCTCCGACGGGAGCCTGGGAGGCCACACCGCCGCCATGCACACCGGGTTCGCGGACGATCCCGAGCAGACCGGCACCGACCGGCTGGATCCGGTGTGGGCCTACGAGTTGGCGAAGGCGTCGCTGCGACTCGGGGGGCTGGTGGCCATCCATGCCATCGGCGATCGGGCCAACACCAATGTGCTCGACCTGATGGAGCGCCTCGTCGCAGAGGGTGCCGACCCGGCACGGCTGCGGATCGAGCACGCCTCGGTCCTCACGGAGGCCGACATCGCCCGGTTCGGGCGCCTCGGCATCACCGCATCGGTTCAGCCAGCGTTCATCGCCTCGGAGACCGAGTGGTTGGAAAAACGGATCGGCCCCGATCGCCTCCGGCGGACCTACCCGTTCCGGTCGCTGGCCGATGCCGGGACGCCTCTGGCGGGTGGATCGGACTGCCCGGTAGAGCCGCCGCATCCCTTGTGGGGCATGGCCACGGCACGAGACCGCTGTGGGATCGTGCCCGAGGAAGGGCTCACCGCCGAGGAGGCGCTCGCCCTGTTCACCGACGACGCGGCGCGAGGGCTCGGCGACGACGCTTCCCTCGTAGCCGGGGCGCCGGCGACGTTCACGGTGCTCGACATCGACCCGGTCGACGGTTCGCCGACAGACCTACGAGGCGCCAGCGTGGTGGGCACCTGGTTGGAAGGCATACCGGTGCCGATCCCGGCGGGAACGGTCGCCTGGAACGGATGA
- a CDS encoding PAC2 family protein has product MDPIRRFFKPELRSPRAILAWEGWNDACEAASGAAEYLLDKAGDPDPFAVLEPEEFYDFQIRRPRVEMNDGGTRRITWPLTEVYGLEAQNLIVGAGEEPNLRWKTYTRYLAQILSETDVQQVVTLGAFIGQVAHTRPVPIIGVATDPALVENLGLISSRYEGPTGIIAVMLEACREVGIPALSLWAATPHYLAANPNPKAMFALLDTVATALETTFDLEDLETAAAEFEQKVDDAMADDEDFIGYVRRLEDDSRTEPLDPARSDHLIREIESFLKES; this is encoded by the coding sequence ATGGACCCGATCCGACGCTTCTTCAAGCCGGAGCTGCGCTCCCCGCGGGCGATCCTGGCCTGGGAGGGCTGGAACGACGCATGCGAGGCCGCATCGGGCGCCGCCGAGTACCTGCTCGACAAGGCCGGCGACCCCGACCCGTTCGCCGTGCTCGAACCGGAGGAGTTCTACGACTTCCAGATTCGCCGGCCCCGTGTCGAGATGAACGACGGCGGCACACGACGCATCACCTGGCCGCTCACCGAGGTCTACGGGCTGGAAGCACAGAACCTGATCGTCGGTGCCGGCGAGGAGCCGAACCTGCGCTGGAAGACCTACACCCGGTACCTCGCTCAGATCCTCTCCGAAACCGACGTCCAACAAGTGGTCACGCTCGGAGCCTTCATCGGCCAGGTGGCACACACGAGGCCGGTCCCGATCATCGGGGTCGCCACCGATCCTGCCCTCGTCGAGAACCTGGGCCTGATCTCATCCCGCTACGAGGGACCGACCGGCATCATCGCGGTGATGCTCGAGGCGTGCCGGGAAGTCGGCATCCCGGCACTCAGCCTGTGGGCGGCGACCCCTCACTATCTGGCGGCCAACCCCAATCCGAAGGCGATGTTCGCTCTGCTCGACACCGTCGCGACGGCCCTGGAGACAACGTTCGACCTTGAGGACCTGGAAACCGCAGCGGCTGAGTTCGAGCAGAAAGTGGACGACGCCATGGCGGACGACGAAGACTTCATCGGCTACGTGCGACGGCTGGAGGACGACTCCCGCACCGAGCCACTCGACCCCGCCCGTAGCGACCATCTGATCCGCGAGATCGAGTCGTTCCTCAAGGAGAGCTGA
- a CDS encoding maleylpyruvate isomerase N-terminal domain-containing protein: protein MSEIPRAAKTELTARMDGAFDTLTGVLDTIDESDMVGPTDDEGWTVLDHVVHLCSWAEGIAALLRRESRWDRMGIPEFDPRQNPPGTEFDLDEANATMRQRNQGLTVAEAQQRLQAAHTEVTTAVDALSDDDLNLPYGRFVEPFTEDIGAPVFGRVLRTTAGHYNEHVPWILAILGR, encoded by the coding sequence ATGAGCGAGATCCCCAGGGCCGCCAAGACCGAACTCACCGCCCGCATGGATGGGGCGTTCGACACCCTCACCGGAGTCCTCGACACCATCGACGAGTCCGACATGGTCGGCCCCACCGACGACGAGGGCTGGACCGTCCTGGACCACGTCGTCCACCTGTGCTCCTGGGCAGAGGGGATCGCCGCCCTGCTGCGCCGGGAGTCCCGGTGGGATCGGATGGGGATCCCCGAGTTCGACCCTCGCCAGAACCCCCCGGGTACCGAGTTCGATCTCGACGAGGCAAACGCGACCATGCGCCAGCGCAATCAGGGTTTGACCGTCGCCGAAGCCCAACAGCGACTCCAGGCAGCCCACACGGAGGTCACCACCGCAGTGGATGCCCTCAGCGATGACGACCTGAACCTGCCCTATGGTCGATTCGTCGAGCCTTTCACCGAGGACATCGGCGCCCCGGTCTTCGGGCGGGTGCTCCGCACCACGGCGGGGCACTACAACGAACACGTACCGTGGATCCTCGCCATCTTGGGTCGCTAA
- a CDS encoding heavy-metal-associated domain-containing protein, which translates to MTEATLRVPEIHCDHCKSSLEGAIGELDGVSSVTVDIPTATIAVAYDEPVTIESIIATIEGEGYEVPENA; encoded by the coding sequence ATGACCGAAGCAACCCTGCGCGTACCCGAGATCCACTGTGACCACTGCAAGTCGTCGCTGGAGGGCGCCATCGGCGAACTCGACGGCGTATCCAGCGTCACCGTGGACATCCCCACCGCCACCATCGCCGTCGCCTACGACGAGCCCGTCACCATTGAATCGATCATCGCCACCATCGAGGGCGAGGGGTATGAGGTACCGGAGAACGCTTAA
- a CDS encoding PPOX class F420-dependent oxidoreductase — protein MPVEMSDALKEVLEGPNFAHLTTLDPDGMPQASVVWAIREGNRIVINTAEGRRKWRNLKNDPRVAISISPEDAPYKNFSIQGKVVEMRTSDGWEVIDRLALQYWGKEYPRREGMVRVTVVIEPTRIAEYG, from the coding sequence GTGCCCGTAGAGATGTCCGATGCCCTGAAGGAGGTCCTCGAGGGGCCCAACTTCGCCCACCTCACCACCCTCGACCCCGATGGCATGCCGCAGGCGAGTGTCGTGTGGGCCATCCGGGAAGGAAATCGGATCGTCATCAACACGGCCGAAGGGCGCCGCAAGTGGCGCAACCTGAAGAATGACCCGCGGGTCGCCATCTCGATCAGCCCGGAGGACGCCCCTTACAAGAACTTCTCGATCCAGGGGAAGGTGGTCGAGATGCGTACCTCCGACGGGTGGGAAGTCATCGACCGGCTCGCCCTTCAGTACTGGGGCAAGGAGTACCCCCGCCGCGAGGGCATGGTGCGCGTGACGGTGGTCATCGAGCCCACCAGAATCGCCGAGTACGGATAG
- a CDS encoding VOC family protein: MTGAIVHFEITGSNAGDLAKFYDAMFGWGGNEWMPDYFGAATPEGSPDGAISTPPEGMTNGTVIYIEVPSIDEALAKIEAAGGTTKTPRTEIPEVVIYASFYDPAGNLVGLVEAS; this comes from the coding sequence ATGACCGGGGCCATCGTCCACTTCGAGATCACGGGGAGCAACGCTGGCGACCTGGCGAAGTTCTACGACGCCATGTTCGGCTGGGGCGGGAACGAGTGGATGCCGGACTACTTCGGAGCCGCCACGCCTGAGGGTTCGCCCGACGGAGCCATCTCGACGCCGCCGGAGGGCATGACCAACGGCACCGTCATCTACATCGAGGTCCCGTCGATCGACGAGGCGCTAGCGAAGATCGAGGCGGCAGGTGGGACGACGAAGACTCCGCGCACCGAGATCCCCGAGGTCGTCATCTACGCGAGCTTTTACGACCCTGCGGGCAATCTGGTCGGCCTGGTCGAGGCGTCCTGA
- a CDS encoding MaoC family dehydratase, which produces MPIDMPRLESLVGTEVGVGEWMEITQNRVDAFADVTDDHQWIHQAGEAADNGVFGGPIAHGFLTLSLFTPLTSSVVGGLGEGAAMAINYGFDRIRFVSPVRVGSRIRARVKLLEVTPIDNGVQLKNEITLEIEGMDRPAVVAEHLVRYYG; this is translated from the coding sequence ATGCCCATCGACATGCCTCGTCTCGAATCCCTGGTGGGCACCGAAGTCGGTGTCGGCGAGTGGATGGAGATCACCCAGAACCGCGTCGACGCCTTCGCCGACGTGACCGACGACCACCAGTGGATCCATCAAGCGGGGGAGGCCGCCGACAACGGGGTGTTCGGCGGCCCCATCGCCCACGGTTTCCTGACGCTCTCGCTGTTCACGCCGCTCACCAGCAGCGTGGTGGGTGGATTGGGCGAGGGAGCGGCGATGGCGATCAACTACGGCTTCGACCGGATCCGCTTCGTCAGCCCGGTGCGTGTCGGTTCGCGCATCCGGGCCCGGGTGAAGCTCCTCGAAGTGACGCCGATCGACAACGGCGTCCAGCTGAAGAACGAGATCACACTAGAGATCGAGGGGATGGATCGCCCGGCCGTGGTGGCCGAGCACCTCGTCCGCTACTACGGCTGA
- a CDS encoding SdrD B-like domain-containing protein: MTVTRQTVGSGAEPEFSVVRTLDIRLIMGEEGWEFDELASAGGVFASIEDLQLAHAVAADPRIEMPDSARLDILDGLISPVLLAVMLDIADITPYGISVLATGHPYHVFETNRVSHHTGGRAVDIYRVGDRLVIDDRQAGSGTRALVQRLWEDPRMVQVGSPWDIDGWPARSFANTVHQDHIHVAVIGRNDPTWVPAIGDLVWEDLDGDGIQDPGEPGIGGVTVRLFDGSGRQIGSTVTDASGRYEFRNLWYGEYHVEVDIPAGFVASPRDQGSDDSVDSDIDSAGVMAQTTLDPREHDPRWDAGLYRRASIGDLVWEDVDGDGIQDPGEPGIAGVTVRLFNSGGTQVASTVTNGAGEYLFSGLTPGAYHVAVTIPGGFVASPRDQGSDDSVDSDIDSGGVMAQTTLISNQNDLRWDAGLYRPASIGDLVWEDVDGDGIQDPGEPGIAGVTVRLFNSGGTQVASTVTDADGEYVFAGLRPGAYHVEVVIPDGFVASPRDQGFDDAVDSDIDSEGVMAQTTVVSGENDLRWDAGLVPDP, from the coding sequence ATGACGGTCACCCGTCAAACGGTTGGCTCCGGCGCCGAACCTGAGTTCTCGGTCGTTCGAACCCTGGACATCCGCCTGATCATGGGCGAGGAGGGCTGGGAGTTCGACGAGCTCGCATCCGCCGGCGGCGTCTTCGCCAGCATCGAAGACCTGCAGCTCGCTCACGCCGTCGCCGCAGATCCGCGGATCGAGATGCCCGACTCGGCTCGCCTCGACATCCTCGACGGCCTGATCTCTCCCGTCCTGCTGGCGGTGATGCTGGATATCGCCGACATCACCCCGTACGGCATCTCGGTGCTGGCCACGGGTCACCCGTATCACGTGTTCGAGACCAACCGGGTCAGCCATCACACCGGTGGCCGGGCCGTCGACATCTACCGGGTGGGCGACCGGCTCGTGATCGACGACCGGCAGGCAGGCTCGGGCACCCGAGCCCTCGTGCAGCGGTTATGGGAGGACCCCAGGATGGTCCAGGTGGGGAGCCCGTGGGACATCGACGGGTGGCCGGCGCGCTCGTTCGCCAACACCGTCCACCAGGACCACATTCACGTCGCCGTGATCGGCAGGAACGACCCGACCTGGGTCCCGGCGATCGGGGACCTGGTGTGGGAGGACCTCGATGGCGACGGAATCCAGGACCCGGGGGAGCCGGGCATCGGTGGTGTCACCGTGCGTCTCTTCGACGGTTCCGGCCGGCAGATCGGCTCCACCGTCACCGATGCCTCCGGCAGGTATGAGTTCCGCAACCTGTGGTATGGGGAGTATCACGTCGAGGTCGACATTCCCGCCGGCTTCGTGGCGTCACCGCGGGACCAAGGCTCTGACGACTCCGTGGACTCCGACATCGACTCCGCGGGCGTGATGGCGCAGACCACCCTCGACCCCCGCGAGCACGACCCCCGGTGGGATGCCGGCCTGTACCGGCGTGCGTCGATCGGGGACCTGGTGTGGGAGGACGTCGACGGCGATGGGATCCAGGACCCGGGGGAGCCGGGCATCGCCGGCGTCACCGTGCGGCTGTTCAATAGCGGTGGCACCCAGGTGGCCTCCACCGTCACCAACGGCGCTGGCGAGTACCTCTTCTCGGGCCTCACACCGGGTGCCTACCACGTCGCGGTCACCATCCCCGGCGGCTTCGTGGCGTCACCGCGGGACCAGGGCTCCGACGACTCCGTGGACTCGGACATCGATTCCGGGGGTGTCATGGCGCAGACCACCCTCATCTCGAATCAGAACGACCTGCGCTGGGATGCCGGCCTGTACCGGCCCGCGTCGATCGGGGACCTGGTGTGGGAGGACGTCGACGGCGATGGGATCCAGGACCCGGGGGAGCCGGGCATCGCCGGCGTCACCGTGCGGCTGTTCAATAGCGGCGGCACCCAGGTGGCCTCCACGGTCACCGATGCCGACGGCGAGTACGTCTTCGCCGGCCTCCGACCGGGTGCCTACCACGTTGAGGTCGTCATCCCCGATGGCTTCGTGGCGTCACCGCGGGACCAGGGTTTCGACGACGCTGTGGACTCGGACATCGATTCCGAGGGTGTCATGGCGCAGACCACCGTCGTCTCCGGCGAGAACGACCTGCGCTGGGATGCGGGCCTCGTTCCAGACCCTTGA
- a CDS encoding heavy metal translocating P-type ATPase, with translation MTSTTTELQLDVTGMTCASCALRVERVLSRQEGVDSATVTFAGQRARVVGDDLDVEALQQAVARIGYEVSPADAEHRHSVTDHYTAETRRQGRLAALSAVFTVPAVALSMLGPTDQQWLLITVWALVTPVEFLFGWQFHRNAFIRLKARSASMDTLVSIGTLAAYLWSVWAFFDRSHVFFEVAAVIITFILLGRFLEARSKGRASTAITRLLELGAKQAIRLRDGVEETVSVDEIEVGDLLLVRPGEKVPTDGRIVEGTTTVDESMLTGESVPVPKNPRDTVVGATINHAGLITVEATRVGSETGLAQIIAMVERAQETKAPIEHLVDRVAGVFVPVVLLIALGTMVGWTIATGDPARALTAAVAVLIIACPCALGLATPTAIMVGSGRGAELGILFKGADVFERSRAVDTVVFDKTGTLTRGAMTLADLVTDEPRGRALYLIGSVESGSEHPIARAVALGAEEADVTLIRPTDFEALTGMGVRGMVEGTLVTVGRPALLVDTGHQVPEAVESAMRRMEEAGHTAFLAGWDGEARAALAVADTIRLTAPEAVAALRSAGRTVVMITGDNTRTAEVIAAEVGIDRVIAEVLPGDKAVEVSRLQDEGHTVAFVGDGVNDAPALTQADLGIAVGTGSDVAIETGDVVLMSGDPILVPTALRLAGATFRTIRQNLFWAFAYNTAAIPIAAAGMLDPMIAAAAMALSSVSVVGNSLRLRRYSG, from the coding sequence ATGACCTCCACCACCACGGAACTCCAGCTCGACGTGACCGGGATGACCTGTGCGTCGTGTGCGTTGCGGGTGGAGCGCGTGCTGTCGCGCCAGGAGGGGGTGGATTCGGCGACGGTCACCTTCGCCGGGCAACGCGCTCGGGTGGTCGGCGACGACCTCGACGTCGAGGCGCTCCAGCAGGCGGTCGCCAGGATCGGCTACGAGGTGAGCCCGGCGGACGCCGAGCACCGGCACAGCGTCACCGACCACTACACCGCCGAGACCCGGCGCCAGGGTCGGCTCGCCGCGCTGTCAGCCGTCTTCACCGTCCCCGCCGTGGCGCTCTCGATGCTCGGTCCGACCGACCAACAGTGGCTGCTGATCACCGTGTGGGCGTTGGTGACCCCGGTCGAGTTCCTGTTCGGCTGGCAGTTCCACCGCAACGCCTTCATCCGACTGAAGGCCCGGTCCGCCAGTATGGACACCCTGGTGTCGATCGGCACGCTCGCCGCCTACCTGTGGTCGGTGTGGGCCTTCTTCGACCGCAGCCATGTCTTCTTCGAGGTGGCGGCGGTGATCATCACCTTCATTCTGCTCGGGCGATTCCTGGAGGCGCGGAGCAAGGGTCGCGCCTCGACGGCGATCACCCGCCTCCTCGAACTCGGCGCCAAGCAGGCGATCCGGCTCCGCGACGGCGTCGAGGAGACCGTCTCCGTCGATGAGATCGAAGTCGGCGACCTGCTCCTGGTGCGGCCAGGTGAGAAGGTGCCCACCGACGGGCGCATCGTCGAAGGTACCACGACCGTCGACGAGAGCATGCTCACCGGCGAGTCGGTCCCGGTGCCGAAGAACCCGCGAGACACGGTGGTCGGCGCCACCATCAACCACGCCGGGCTCATCACCGTCGAAGCCACCCGGGTCGGTTCGGAGACCGGGCTCGCCCAGATCATCGCCATGGTCGAGCGAGCACAGGAGACCAAGGCGCCGATCGAGCATCTCGTCGACCGGGTCGCCGGCGTGTTCGTCCCGGTCGTACTGCTCATCGCCCTGGGCACGATGGTGGGTTGGACGATCGCCACCGGCGACCCGGCTCGTGCGCTCACCGCGGCAGTGGCGGTCCTGATCATCGCCTGTCCGTGTGCCCTCGGGCTCGCCACGCCCACGGCGATCATGGTGGGCAGCGGGCGGGGCGCAGAGCTCGGCATCCTGTTCAAGGGCGCCGACGTGTTCGAGCGATCCCGCGCCGTCGACACCGTCGTCTTCGACAAGACCGGCACCCTCACCCGCGGTGCCATGACGCTCGCTGATCTCGTCACCGACGAGCCCCGGGGGCGGGCGCTCTACCTGATCGGCTCGGTCGAGTCGGGAAGCGAACATCCGATCGCCCGCGCCGTCGCCCTCGGTGCTGAGGAAGCCGATGTGACCCTGATCCGCCCGACCGACTTCGAGGCCCTCACCGGCATGGGGGTGCGGGGCATGGTCGAGGGAACACTGGTCACCGTCGGGCGTCCCGCCCTGCTGGTCGACACCGGCCACCAGGTTCCGGAGGCGGTCGAGTCTGCGATGCGCCGCATGGAGGAGGCCGGCCACACCGCCTTCCTGGCCGGCTGGGACGGTGAGGCGCGCGCCGCCCTGGCCGTCGCCGACACCATCCGATTGACCGCGCCGGAGGCCGTCGCAGCACTGCGCTCGGCCGGACGAACGGTGGTGATGATCACCGGTGACAACACCCGCACCGCTGAGGTCATCGCGGCGGAGGTCGGCATCGACCGCGTGATCGCCGAGGTGCTGCCCGGTGACAAGGCGGTCGAGGTATCCCGACTCCAAGACGAGGGTCACACCGTGGCCTTCGTCGGCGACGGAGTCAATGACGCCCCCGCCCTCACCCAGGCAGACCTGGGGATCGCGGTCGGAACCGGATCCGACGTGGCCATCGAGACCGGTGACGTGGTGCTCATGTCCGGAGATCCGATCCTGGTCCCGACGGCGCTGCGGCTCGCCGGCGCTACCTTCAGGACGATCCGACAGAACCTCTTCTGGGCCTTTGCCTACAACACGGCGGCGATCCCGATAGCCGCTGCCGGCATGCTCGATCCGATGATCGCGGCCGCCGCCATGGCCCTGTCCAGTGTCTCGGTCGTGGGCAACTCGCTGCGGTTGCGCCGTTACTCGGGCTGA
- a CDS encoding cystathionine gamma-synthase: MKFETQAIHAGQDPDPTTGAVVVPIYATSTYAQEAPGKHGGYEYSRTDNPTRTALQEALAVLEGVDPDSGGGSVATASGMAATALAGYLLKQGDHVLLPDDAYGGTFRFFARVLGDQGFEWSVAPPTDPDAVAAAIRPTTRLVWIETPTNPLLRVVDIAAIADIARASGALLCVDNTFATPYLQRPIEYGADLVLHSTTKYLGGHSDVVGGALVTGDPELYERLRFLQNAAGPVPGPFDAFLVQRGLKTLAVRMERHCDNAEAVARFLAADTRVEEVFYPGLEDHPDHALAHRQMGAFGGMVSFRPVGGAEVAHRVASTTELFFLAESLGGVESLIEVPAAMTHLSVVGTDLEVPEDLIRLSVGIEHVDDLIEDLDRALG, encoded by the coding sequence GTGAAATTCGAGACGCAGGCCATTCATGCGGGGCAGGATCCCGACCCCACCACCGGGGCGGTCGTGGTCCCCATCTACGCCACCAGCACCTATGCCCAGGAGGCACCCGGGAAGCACGGTGGGTACGAGTACTCCCGCACCGACAACCCCACCAGGACGGCTCTCCAGGAGGCGCTGGCGGTCCTCGAGGGGGTTGACCCGGACTCCGGCGGCGGTTCGGTCGCCACGGCATCGGGCATGGCGGCGACGGCGCTGGCCGGCTACCTGCTCAAGCAGGGCGACCACGTGCTGCTGCCCGACGACGCCTACGGCGGGACCTTCCGTTTCTTCGCCCGGGTGCTCGGGGATCAGGGGTTCGAGTGGAGCGTGGCCCCGCCGACCGACCCCGACGCGGTGGCGGCAGCGATCCGCCCCACCACCCGTCTCGTCTGGATCGAAACCCCAACCAACCCCCTGCTCCGGGTGGTCGACATCGCCGCCATCGCCGATATCGCCCGCGCCTCCGGGGCGCTGCTCTGCGTCGACAACACCTTCGCCACCCCCTACCTGCAGCGCCCGATCGAGTACGGGGCCGACCTGGTGCTCCACTCGACGACCAAGTACCTGGGCGGGCACAGCGATGTCGTCGGCGGCGCGCTCGTCACCGGGGACCCCGAGCTCTACGAGCGGCTGCGCTTCCTCCAGAACGCGGCCGGGCCCGTGCCGGGCCCGTTCGACGCCTTCCTGGTGCAGCGGGGGCTGAAGACGCTGGCGGTGCGTATGGAGCGCCACTGTGACAACGCCGAAGCCGTCGCGCGGTTCCTGGCCGCCGACACCCGGGTCGAGGAGGTCTTCTACCCGGGGCTGGAGGACCACCCGGACCACGCCCTGGCGCATCGGCAGATGGGGGCGTTCGGTGGGATGGTGTCGTTCCGGCCCGTGGGAGGAGCCGAGGTCGCGCACCGGGTGGCGAGTACCACCGAACTGTTCTTCCTCGCCGAATCCCTCGGTGGCGTGGAATCGCTCATCGAGGTCCCGGCTGCGATGACCCACCTGTCGGTGGTCGGCACCGACCTCGAAGTGCCGGAGGACCTGATCCGGCTTTCCGTGGGCATCGAACACGTCGACGACCTCATCGAAGACCTGGACCGGGCGCTGGGCTAG
- a CDS encoding pyridoxal-phosphate dependent enzyme, with amino-acid sequence MPPIHADIVAAIGNTPLVRLSRLHPPGNLVAKIESMNPGGSSKDRIALAMIERAEALGLLKPGDTIVESTSGNTGVGLAMVAALKGYKLIAVMADKQSKEKQDLLRAYGAEVVVCPTDVAPEDPTSYYSVAEELASRPGHYRPDQYSNPANPEAQYRTTGPEIWEQTEGAVGVLVAGVGTGGTITGVGRYLKEQNPAVRVVGVDPEGSIYTAASEENVTSYLIEGVGEDFWPEAFDPGIVDEYEMVDDGEAFLMTRRVVREEGILVGGSGGMAIVGALQAAERYPDQLVVVIVPDGGRNYIAKIFNDEWMREKGFIE; translated from the coding sequence ATGCCCCCCATCCACGCTGACATCGTCGCCGCCATCGGGAACACGCCTCTGGTGCGGCTGTCCAGGCTGCATCCGCCGGGGAACCTGGTGGCCAAGATCGAGTCGATGAACCCGGGAGGCTCGAGCAAGGACCGAATCGCCCTGGCGATGATCGAACGAGCCGAGGCTCTGGGGCTGTTGAAGCCCGGGGACACCATCGTGGAGTCCACCAGCGGCAACACCGGTGTCGGGCTGGCCATGGTGGCGGCCCTCAAGGGGTACAAGCTGATCGCCGTCATGGCCGACAAGCAGTCCAAGGAGAAGCAGGACCTGCTGCGGGCCTACGGCGCCGAGGTCGTGGTGTGCCCCACCGACGTGGCCCCGGAGGACCCCACCTCCTACTACTCGGTGGCCGAGGAACTGGCGTCGCGCCCCGGCCACTACCGGCCCGACCAGTACTCCAACCCGGCGAACCCGGAGGCCCAATACCGCACCACCGGCCCGGAGATCTGGGAACAGACCGAGGGAGCCGTCGGTGTCCTGGTCGCCGGCGTCGGCACCGGCGGCACCATCACCGGCGTGGGGCGCTATCTGAAGGAGCAGAACCCGGCGGTTCGGGTAGTCGGGGTAGACCCCGAGGGTTCCATCTACACCGCGGCCAGCGAGGAAAACGTCACCTCGTATCTGATCGAGGGTGTGGGGGAGGACTTCTGGCCGGAGGCGTTCGATCCGGGCATCGTCGACGAGTACGAGATGGTCGACGACGGTGAGGCGTTCCTGATGACCAGGCGGGTGGTACGCGAGGAGGGGATCCTGGTGGGCGGCTCCGGCGGCATGGCCATCGTCGGCGCCCTCCAGGCGGCCGAGCGGTACCCGGACCAACTGGTGGTGGTCATCGTCCCCGACGGCGGCCGCAACTACATCGCCAAGATCTTCAACGACGAGTGGATGAGGGAGAAGGGCTTTATCGAGTAG
- a CDS encoding metal-sensitive transcriptional regulator, whose product MKENHKQSALNRLKTVRGHLDGVIAMVEDERYCPEIMKQVSALQGSLEKVNRVILENHVETCVLHAVSEGRTSEIVTELMETLRYTPTATGPIDDAS is encoded by the coding sequence GTGAAAGAGAATCACAAGCAGTCGGCGCTCAACCGCCTCAAGACCGTGCGCGGACACCTCGACGGGGTGATCGCCATGGTCGAGGACGAGCGCTACTGCCCGGAGATCATGAAACAAGTGTCGGCTCTCCAGGGTTCACTGGAGAAGGTGAACCGGGTGATCCTCGAAAACCACGTGGAGACATGCGTGCTCCATGCCGTTTCCGAGGGACGGACCTCCGAGATCGTCACCGAACTCATGGAGACGCTCCGTTACACCCCCACGGCCACCGGACCGATCGACGACGCATCCTGA